A stretch of Mucilaginibacter terrae DNA encodes these proteins:
- a CDS encoding GntR family transcriptional regulator codes for MKPISFLEYIEIDYYSSTPKYLQLANSIAKAVRDGRLSKNDTLPSINELNYNFEISRDTAEKAYKHLKSIGILGSVPGKGYFVKSVETVQRFKVFLLFNKLSTHKKIIYDAIVAGLDQQAAIDFYIYDNNFLLFKKLIENANDDYSHYVIISHFLDGGDEGLQDVINKIPKDKLILLDKMVKGIDGEYAAIYENFEKDIFNALEQALKPLSKYHTIKITFPEHTYHSTEILKGFYNFCTQYAFNYKVVKNIPNEPINTGECYITLMENDVVVLIERLLQTDFKIGQDVGIISYNETPVKKIILNGLTTISTDFQKMGESVAQMIINNHREHIENPFYLTLRPSL; via the coding sequence ATGAAACCTATTTCGTTTTTAGAATACATAGAAATTGACTATTATTCATCAACCCCTAAGTACTTACAGCTGGCAAACTCCATTGCCAAAGCCGTACGCGACGGGCGCTTGAGCAAGAACGACACACTTCCATCAATCAATGAGTTAAATTACAATTTCGAAATATCGCGCGATACGGCCGAAAAAGCCTATAAGCATCTTAAATCGATAGGCATACTGGGTTCGGTTCCGGGTAAGGGTTACTTTGTTAAGAGTGTAGAAACCGTACAGCGTTTTAAGGTTTTCCTGCTGTTTAATAAACTCAGTACCCATAAAAAAATTATTTACGATGCCATTGTTGCCGGGTTAGACCAGCAGGCCGCCATCGACTTTTATATTTACGACAACAATTTCCTGCTGTTTAAAAAACTGATCGAAAACGCTAACGACGATTATTCGCATTATGTGATCATTAGTCACTTTTTAGATGGCGGCGACGAGGGTTTGCAGGATGTGATCAACAAGATACCTAAGGACAAGCTCATACTGCTGGATAAAATGGTTAAAGGCATAGATGGTGAGTACGCTGCTATTTATGAAAACTTTGAAAAGGATATTTTTAACGCGCTGGAACAAGCCTTAAAACCACTAAGTAAGTATCACACCATCAAGATCACCTTCCCCGAGCATACATACCACTCTACCGAGATATTGAAGGGTTTTTATAATTTTTGCACCCAGTATGCCTTTAATTACAAGGTGGTAAAAAACATACCTAACGAACCCATCAACACCGGCGAATGCTACATCACCCTGATGGAGAATGACGTAGTGGTACTGATAGAACGCCTGCTGCAAACTGATTTTAAGATAGGCCAGGATGTGGGCATCATCTCTTATAACGAAACCCCGGTAAAGAAGATTATTTTAAATGGATTGACTACCATTAGTACCGATTTTCAGAAAATGGGCGAAAGCGTGGCACAAATGATCATCAATAACCACCGCGAGCATATCGAAAATCCTTTTTACTTAACATTGCGTCCTTCGTTATAA
- a CDS encoding sialate O-acetylesterase, translating into MRRSVFATIIFIALSIAANAQVKLASIFTSNMVLQQKTDAPIWGWDKPGKPVAVTTSWNNKTYKTTTDNAGKWKVKVPTPSFGGTYTVTINDGQITKLDNVLIGEVWLCGGQSNMEMPIKGFKGQPIMGSNEAILKSKNNNIRLYTVPRSSVTEVQENSKPSEWRVASPEFVSNFSATGYYFGRLLNEMLNVPVGLINCSYSGSYAEAWLDPETLKAFPEVKIPAKGDTIKQVSRTPTTLYNGMLHPILGYGIKGAIYYQGESNYERPDNYEILFPTLVKRWRELWAQGDFPFFYCQIAPYDYAQLPPYNKGGKYNSAYLRDAQRKSQKTIPNSAMAVLMDIGEQPSIHPARKEPGGTRLAYLALGKVYDIKGFGFASPEYESITVKDTIATIKFTNVANGLTSYSKPLTQFEIAGKDQKFYPAKAVINGSSVNVSAPQVKEPVAVRYAFRDFIVGELYGTDGLPVSSFRTDNW; encoded by the coding sequence ATGAGAAGAAGTGTATTTGCGACAATTATATTTATTGCGCTAAGTATTGCGGCTAATGCCCAGGTTAAACTGGCATCTATTTTCACCAGCAACATGGTGCTGCAACAAAAAACTGATGCACCCATTTGGGGATGGGATAAACCCGGCAAACCCGTAGCCGTAACCACTTCATGGAACAACAAAACCTACAAAACCACCACCGATAATGCCGGTAAATGGAAGGTTAAAGTGCCTACCCCATCTTTTGGAGGCACTTACACCGTAACCATAAACGACGGCCAAATTACCAAACTCGATAACGTATTAATTGGTGAGGTTTGGCTGTGCGGCGGCCAATCAAACATGGAAATGCCCATAAAAGGCTTTAAAGGCCAGCCTATTATGGGGTCTAACGAGGCTATTCTTAAATCGAAAAATAACAATATTCGTTTATACACCGTTCCGCGCTCATCGGTAACCGAGGTGCAGGAAAACAGCAAACCATCGGAGTGGCGCGTGGCAAGTCCCGAGTTTGTAAGCAACTTTAGCGCTACAGGCTATTACTTTGGCCGTTTATTAAATGAGATGCTGAACGTACCTGTTGGTTTGATTAATTGCAGTTACAGCGGTTCGTACGCCGAGGCATGGTTGGACCCTGAAACTTTGAAAGCTTTCCCCGAGGTAAAAATACCGGCCAAAGGCGATACCATTAAACAGGTGAGCCGCACCCCTACCACGCTTTATAATGGCATGCTGCACCCTATATTAGGCTATGGCATTAAAGGAGCTATTTATTACCAGGGCGAATCGAACTATGAGCGTCCTGACAATTATGAGATTCTTTTCCCTACGTTGGTAAAACGCTGGCGCGAGCTTTGGGCACAGGGCGATTTCCCTTTCTTTTACTGCCAAATAGCCCCTTACGATTACGCCCAGCTTCCTCCCTACAACAAAGGTGGTAAATACAATTCGGCTTATTTGAGGGATGCCCAGCGTAAATCGCAAAAAACCATCCCCAATAGTGCCATGGCGGTATTAATGGATATTGGCGAACAACCCAGTATCCACCCAGCCCGTAAAGAACCGGGCGGAACCCGCTTAGCTTATCTTGCTTTAGGAAAAGTATACGATATAAAAGGCTTCGGCTTTGCCAGCCCCGAGTATGAATCGATAACAGTTAAAGACACTATCGCTACCATTAAATTTACCAATGTAGCCAACGGCTTAACCTCGTACAGCAAACCGTTAACTCAGTTTGAAATTGCAGGTAAAGACCAAAAGTTTTACCCTGCCAAAGCGGTAATTAACGGCAGCTCCGTAAACGTATCGGCACCACAAGTTAAAGAACCGGTGGCCGTGCGCTATGCTTTCCGCGATTTTATTGTGGGCGAACTGTATGGCACTGACGGACTGCCGGTATCATCATTCAGAACCGATAATTGGTAA
- a CDS encoding DUF5703 domain-containing protein has protein sequence MKSLRLILCLTALLVTNLAHAQSSELKQNNIVWTTQSQNSGESMPCGGGDIGLNVWVEKGEILFYLSKSGTFDENNTFLKLGRVRVKLYPNPFEGKDFKQKLNLQTGAVNIEGNNGKLKASIKIWVDVHRPVIHVDVSSNQPVKTEAAYESWRTADRYTKGRENNQSSWKWANHPDIRTRKDEISANNNSVTFYHRNADTTVFDATVAHEGMDAVKTQMFNPLKQLTFGGSMQGKGMVSAGTYWGTLYHTPFKRWKLQSKSATKKQSIELYLHTAQAPALSQWQAGLQQVIKEARSAKKTELNTQNWWKDYWNRSFIHINTDSVQTQAWQVGRNYQLFRYMLGCNAFGQYPTKFNGGLFTYDPQFTDTASKFTPDFRLWGGGLMTAQNQRLVYFPMLKNGDFDLMKPQFDFYLRTLKNAELRSQTYWNHAGASFTEQLENFGLPNVTEYGWKRPAGYDKGMEYNAWLEYEWDTVLEFCYMMLETERYTGKDIKQYIPFIESCLIFFNEHYQYLARNRGSKAFDGNGKLVLYPGSAGETFKMAYNANSTIAALQTMLKRLLDLPAGYLTDEQKKNWNLMLSRIPPISFREMNGHKTLAPAQSWERVNNVESMQLYPVFPWGIYGVGKPDIDVALNTWKYDTLAVKFRSGVGWKQDNIFAARLGLTDEAAELNIFKLKNSGRRFPAFWGPGFDWTPDHNWGGSGMIGVQEMLLQTDGKKIMLFPAWPKTWDVHFKLHAPYQTTVEATVKNGKLVDLKVWPESRKSDVVNMLK, from the coding sequence ATGAAGAGCCTGCGTTTGATATTATGCCTTACCGCTTTGCTTGTTACCAACTTAGCTCATGCGCAAAGTAGTGAGCTAAAGCAAAATAATATTGTTTGGACAACCCAAAGCCAAAACTCCGGCGAAAGTATGCCCTGCGGCGGTGGCGATATTGGCCTCAATGTTTGGGTAGAAAAAGGCGAAATCCTGTTCTATCTTTCTAAAAGCGGCACATTCGATGAAAATAACACCTTTTTAAAGTTAGGTCGCGTTCGGGTAAAGTTGTACCCTAATCCGTTTGAAGGCAAGGATTTTAAGCAGAAACTCAATTTACAAACCGGCGCAGTAAATATTGAAGGCAACAATGGAAAACTCAAAGCCAGTATTAAAATTTGGGTAGACGTGCATCGCCCGGTAATTCACGTGGATGTAAGCAGCAATCAGCCCGTAAAAACCGAAGCCGCCTACGAAAGCTGGCGCACCGCAGACCGATATACCAAAGGCCGCGAAAACAACCAGAGTTCGTGGAAATGGGCTAATCATCCTGACATCCGCACGCGCAAAGACGAAATTTCGGCTAACAATAACAGTGTTACTTTTTACCATCGGAATGCTGATACCACTGTTTTTGATGCAACTGTGGCCCACGAGGGAATGGATGCTGTAAAAACGCAAATGTTTAACCCTTTAAAGCAATTAACCTTTGGCGGCAGCATGCAAGGCAAGGGTATGGTTTCGGCCGGAACATACTGGGGTACGCTTTACCATACGCCTTTTAAAAGGTGGAAACTGCAAAGCAAATCGGCCACTAAAAAACAAAGCATCGAACTTTACCTGCATACGGCACAGGCACCGGCTTTAAGCCAATGGCAAGCCGGACTGCAGCAGGTTATTAAAGAAGCTCGGTCGGCCAAGAAAACCGAGCTCAACACCCAAAACTGGTGGAAGGATTACTGGAACCGCAGTTTTATTCATATCAATACCGATTCGGTACAAACCCAAGCCTGGCAGGTGGGGCGCAATTACCAGTTGTTCCGCTATATGCTGGGGTGCAATGCATTCGGGCAATATCCAACCAAGTTTAACGGTGGTCTGTTCACTTACGACCCGCAGTTCACCGACACAGCATCCAAATTCACGCCCGATTTTCGCTTGTGGGGCGGCGGCTTAATGACGGCCCAAAATCAGCGCCTGGTATACTTCCCCATGCTCAAAAACGGCGACTTTGATTTGATGAAGCCGCAGTTTGATTTTTACCTGCGCACACTCAAAAATGCCGAACTCCGCAGCCAAACCTACTGGAACCACGCCGGGGCAAGCTTCACCGAGCAACTGGAAAACTTTGGCCTGCCCAACGTTACCGAATACGGCTGGAAACGCCCCGCAGGTTACGACAAAGGGATGGAATACAACGCCTGGTTAGAATATGAATGGGACACCGTACTCGAGTTTTGTTACATGATGCTCGAAACAGAGCGCTACACGGGTAAAGACATCAAACAATACATTCCCTTCATTGAAAGCTGCCTTATCTTTTTTAATGAGCACTACCAATATTTAGCCCGCAACCGCGGCAGTAAGGCTTTTGACGGTAACGGCAAACTGGTGCTCTACCCCGGTTCGGCAGGCGAAACGTTTAAGATGGCATACAATGCCAACTCCACCATTGCCGCCCTGCAAACCATGCTTAAACGTTTGTTGGATCTTCCTGCCGGTTACTTAACCGACGAGCAAAAGAAAAACTGGAACCTGATGCTTAGCCGCATCCCTCCTATCAGTTTTCGCGAGATGAATGGCCACAAAACCTTAGCCCCCGCTCAAAGCTGGGAACGGGTAAACAATGTGGAAAGCATGCAATTATACCCCGTTTTTCCGTGGGGAATCTATGGCGTAGGCAAACCTGATATTGATGTAGCCCTTAACACCTGGAAATACGATACCCTTGCCGTAAAGTTCCGCAGCGGCGTGGGCTGGAAACAGGACAACATTTTTGCCGCCCGTTTAGGTTTAACCGACGAAGCCGCTGAGTTAAATATCTTCAAACTCAAAAATTCCGGCCGCCGTTTCCCTGCCTTTTGGGGACCAGGCTTCGACTGGACACCCGACCATAACTGGGGCGGATCAGGCATGATAGGCGTACAGGAAATGCTCCTGCAAACCGATGGCAAAAAGATCATGCTCTTCCCCGCCTGGCCCAAAACCTGGGATGTGCATTTTAAACTGCATGCCCCTTATCAAACTACGGTTGAGGCTACGGTTAAAAACGGAAAATTGGTTGATTTGAAGGTATGGCCCGAAAGCAGGAAAAGCGATGTGGTGAATATGTTGAAGTAG
- the rhaT gene encoding L-rhamnose/proton symporter RhaT — protein MQAILGVIFHFIGGFASGSFYIPYKKVKGWAWESFWIVGGIFSWLIVPPLAAWLTIPNFTEIIKATNGGILGLTYFFGLLWGIGGLTYGLGVRYLGVALGSSIILGLCSIFGSLIPSLYYELYPAEGKDSISTLLSTNWGQMVLLGIAVCVLGIIICGRAGVLKEKELSKNQEVTNTNTEYKFGLGIFVAIVSGVLSACFNFGIEAGHTMAETANAAWQAVHPGEGNFLYQNNVTYIVILWGGLTTNFIWCMILNARNKTFGNYTDKKTPLLANYLFSALAGTTWFLQFFFYGMGESRLGNGPSSWILHMAFIILIANLWGLVLKEWKGVSRKALTTVIIGIATIILSVLIVGYGNSLK, from the coding sequence ATGCAGGCAATTTTAGGCGTTATTTTTCACTTTATCGGGGGCTTTGCATCAGGCAGCTTCTACATTCCTTACAAAAAGGTAAAAGGCTGGGCTTGGGAAAGTTTCTGGATAGTGGGTGGTATTTTTTCATGGTTGATAGTGCCACCATTGGCAGCCTGGTTAACCATTCCCAACTTTACTGAAATTATTAAGGCAACCAACGGCGGTATACTTGGCTTAACCTACTTTTTTGGTTTGCTATGGGGTATAGGCGGTTTAACTTATGGGTTAGGCGTACGTTACTTAGGCGTGGCTTTGGGCAGCTCAATCATTTTAGGGTTATGCTCCATATTCGGTTCATTAATTCCATCTCTTTATTACGAATTGTACCCGGCAGAGGGTAAAGATTCCATCAGTACATTATTAAGTACCAACTGGGGCCAAATGGTGCTTTTAGGTATAGCCGTTTGCGTACTGGGCATTATTATATGCGGTCGTGCCGGTGTGTTAAAAGAAAAAGAGCTTTCAAAAAATCAGGAGGTTACCAACACCAATACCGAGTATAAATTCGGGTTGGGAATTTTCGTAGCCATTGTATCGGGTGTGCTGAGCGCCTGTTTTAACTTTGGTATAGAGGCTGGTCACACTATGGCCGAAACTGCTAATGCTGCGTGGCAGGCCGTTCACCCGGGCGAGGGTAATTTTTTATACCAAAATAATGTTACCTACATTGTAATACTTTGGGGCGGTTTAACCACCAATTTTATCTGGTGTATGATTCTTAACGCACGCAACAAAACCTTTGGTAACTATACCGATAAAAAAACACCGTTGCTTGCTAACTACCTGTTTTCGGCATTGGCCGGTACAACCTGGTTTCTGCAATTCTTCTTTTACGGTATGGGCGAAAGTCGTTTAGGTAATGGGCCAAGCTCATGGATACTGCACATGGCGTTTATTATCCTCATTGCCAACCTATGGGGGTTGGTTTTAAAAGAGTGGAAAGGTGTAAGCCGTAAAGCACTTACAACAGTAATTATAGGTATTGCCACCATCATACTATCTGTACTGATAGTAGGATACGGCAACTCATTGAAATAA